One window of the Nocardia huaxiensis genome contains the following:
- a CDS encoding TerD family protein, producing the protein MITLRKEDGAADLAGITKMSVGVSWDPSAGTSGGLLGIARRKKGVDLDLVAILMQGAEPVRFAGLDSLDPLGNGSIVHTGDEQTGAASGDDETVHVTFGNVPTAIDSIIFVAAAFKKGTSFEKANNISFKIYDASGGNTQQVADIWPSLLGADNANAIARAFRNGPNWQLEVLDRKGKIKQGDMQALLRFAMA; encoded by the coding sequence GTGATTACGCTTCGAAAGGAAGACGGCGCAGCCGATCTCGCCGGCATCACCAAAATGAGCGTCGGCGTCTCCTGGGATCCCTCCGCCGGCACCAGTGGCGGACTGCTCGGTATCGCGCGGCGCAAGAAGGGTGTGGACCTGGATCTGGTCGCCATCCTCATGCAGGGTGCGGAGCCGGTGCGGTTCGCGGGGCTGGACTCGCTCGACCCGCTGGGCAACGGCTCGATCGTGCACACCGGCGACGAGCAGACCGGCGCGGCCTCCGGCGACGACGAGACCGTGCATGTGACATTCGGCAACGTACCCACCGCCATCGACTCGATCATCTTCGTGGCGGCCGCGTTCAAGAAGGGCACGTCCTTCGAGAAGGCCAACAACATCTCGTTCAAGATCTACGACGCCAGCGGCGGCAATACCCAGCAGGTCGCCGACATCTGGCCGTCGCTGCTGGGCGCCGACAATGCCAACGCCATCGCGCGCGCCTTCCGCAACGGCCCGAACTGGCAGCTCGAGGTGCTCGATCGCAAGGGCAAGATCAAGCAGGGCGATATGCAGGCCCTGCTGCGCTTCGCCATGGCGTAG